From the genome of Streptomyces sp. NBC_01304:
TCACGGTCGTACGCGCCATGGGCACCGACGAGTTGCACGTCATCGGCGACTGGCGGGCCGTGTTCCCGGAGGGCCGGGGCGTCACCGAGGTGAAGGTGAAGGACGTCTACGCCGCGGACACGGCAGGGACGGGATCCACCGCGGACGCCGAAGCGGCGGCCGGCCAGCCCTGACCGCTAGCCGCGGAACTGCCGGTACGTCAACTGCTTGACGCGCCGCAGGAACGGCATCGTGTCGACGTGCTCGACCCCTTCGAGCATCCCGAGCCGCTCGCTCAGATACTCGTACAGGTGCGCGGAGTCCCGGGTGACCACGACCGCCATCAGGTTGGACGGGCCCGTGGTCGCCGCGGCGTAGGCGATCTCCTCGTGCCGGGCGAGCGCCTCGCCCACCGTGTTCAGGAAGCGCGGCGCGGCGGTGATGCTCAGCATCGCGGAGGTGCGGAAGCCGAAGTACTCGGTATTGAACTCGACATCGATGAAGATCGCGCCCGAGCCGATCAGTTGGGCGAGCCGGCGCTTGACCGCCGACTCGGAGCGGCCCGTCGCCTTCTGCAACTCCGGATACGTGGCCCGCCCGTCCTCCTCCAGCGCGGCGACCAGCGACTCGTCCTGCGCGGCGATCACCGCGGGCCCTGCCTGAGGATGCGGCCCGGGGGAGAGCTCGGCGGCCTCGTCCTTGGTGAGGGCACCGGTCTTCGCCAACCAGCCGGACGGGCCGCCGTAGAAGCGGTGCAGCATCTGGTGGGCGCGGATCTCGACGATGTGCGGGGTACGCGGCAGCTTGCCCAGGAGCAGCTCGTCGGTGTCGTCCCGGCTTCGGGCCCGGGTGGTGCAGACCACCTCCGTGCCGCCCGAAGTCAGCCCGATCCAGGTCGTGTCGGGCCGCCGCGCCAGTGCCTCGGCGATCGTCGTCGAGCCTTCCGGGGTGCAGCGCAGCCGCAGCATCCAGTACTCGTTGCCGGGTCGCGCGGAGGCGCAGCGCACGGCCACCACCCGCAGCCCGGCCTCGCTCCGCAGCTTGCGAAAGCGCCGCGCGACGGTCTGGTCGGAGACACCGAGCACACCGGCGATCTTGCTGAAGGAGGCACGGGCATCGACCTCCAGGGCGTGCAGCAGCCTCAGGTCGAGGTCATCGAATCCGTTGGATTCCACGCCGTGGACCACCTCTCATGTCGGATTCCGTCGCTGGGGCGCTGCTGGCTGGGGAGAAGGGTCGTACGCATTCGATCGTACGGGAGTGGTCGGGCGGGCCTCGGTGGCCGGACTTCGGTGGCCGGGCCTCGGCGGGCGGCCGGGCCGTACCGACCGACGTATCGCCTTACCGACCGAGACATACGTGTCGCCGTACAGGGAGAAGACAATGCGCAAGTGGGGGCCGCTCACCGCGGTTTGCCTGGGGACATTCATGCTGCTGCTGGATGTCACGATCGTCATCGTGGCGTTGCCGGACATGGCGCACGCGCTCGGCGCGTCGCTGTCCGAGCTGCAATGGGTCATCGACGTCTATGCGCTGGCGCTTGCCGCGCTGCTGCTCGGGACCGGCGCGG
Proteins encoded in this window:
- a CDS encoding Lrp/AsnC family transcriptional regulator, encoding MESNGFDDLDLRLLHALEVDARASFSKIAGVLGVSDQTVARRFRKLRSEAGLRVVAVRCASARPGNEYWMLRLRCTPEGSTTIAEALARRPDTTWIGLTSGGTEVVCTTRARSRDDTDELLLGKLPRTPHIVEIRAHQMLHRFYGGPSGWLAKTGALTKDEAAELSPGPHPQAGPAVIAAQDESLVAALEEDGRATYPELQKATGRSESAVKRRLAQLIGSGAIFIDVEFNTEYFGFRTSAMLSITAAPRFLNTVGEALARHEEIAYAAATTGPSNLMAVVVTRDSAHLYEYLSERLGMLEGVEHVDTMPFLRRVKQLTYRQFRG